CGCCGACCGACAATAGGCGCGCCGAGCCGACCGCCCCGCCGGGTTGTCGACGTTGTTCCGGCGTCGCGGTTTGCCCCATGCTCGCGATCTGGTAAGCAACGCGCGCCGAGTCGGGAGGGAATGCTCGGGCATGGACGAACGCCGCACGACGCGTCAGGAGCTGAAGACCGGCGTCGCCGTCTCCGCGGGGAAGGCGCACCGGCTGATGCTGGTGGCCGAAGCGGTCAGGTTGCGTCTGATCGGCATGCACTTCGAGACCAACAAGAACTTCCTCCTGCCGGCGGCGATGCGCGGCATTCGCGCGGTCGTGGACGTATACCGTGAGCACCCCGGTGCCGAGCTGCTCGTCGTCGGGCACACCGACCGCTCCGGCGACCCCGGTATCAACGATCCCCTGTCGATCGAGCGCGGCGAGGCGGTGGCGGCGTTTCTGCGCGACGACGTCGATGCCTGGCTGGCGCGCTACGAGTCGAATGTCTCCGGGGCGAAACGCTGGGGTGCGCGTGAGGATCGGCTCATGCTTCAGTCGCTCCCCGATGCTTCTTCTCGGCCGGCGGGAAGCGACGCCGTGCGGTGGTTTCAGGAGACGCGCGGTCTGGGCGTCGATGGCATCGCCGGAACGCAGACCCGGCGGCGGCTGATCGCCGAGTACATGGCGCACGACGGCACCACGCTGCCGCCGGGAGTCCGGCTCGTTACCCACGGGTGCGGCGAGAATTTTCCTGTCGATGCCGCCGGGAACGTCGAGACCAATGCGCGCGACGGCCGGGCCGATGCCGGAGACCGACGGGTCGAGATCTTCGTGTTCGATCCGCCGGGTATCAGGCCGCGTCCGGCCGGCAGGAACTCCCCGCCGGGCGATCCGACCTACCTGGCGTGGCTCGCGAGCGTGACCCGTACCGAGGATTTCCGGGCCGAACGTGCGCGTCTAGAAAACTCGCAGATCACTTATCTCTTGCGCACCAATTCCGGCAGTCTGCCGATTCGCAACCGCCCTTATCGGCTTGCCATCGCCGGCCGTGTCCTCGATGGCACGACCGACGACCGCGGGCTGGTCGCTCATTACCAGTTGCCGGCCGGCGATTTCGAGCTCGAGATCGACGGTGTGAGAACGACCCTCGGTACCCTGCCGCAGGGCGCCGAGCCCGTGCCGCACGAGGTGCGCGGCTACTACCTGAGCATCGGGAGCTGACGATGTCCGACGGTCTGCATGCGAGCTTGACGCCCAACCACGTCGCGCCCG
The genomic region above belongs to Candidatus Binatia bacterium and contains:
- a CDS encoding peptidoglycan-binding protein, giving the protein MDERRTTRQELKTGVAVSAGKAHRLMLVAEAVRLRLIGMHFETNKNFLLPAAMRGIRAVVDVYREHPGAELLVVGHTDRSGDPGINDPLSIERGEAVAAFLRDDVDAWLARYESNVSGAKRWGAREDRLMLQSLPDASSRPAGSDAVRWFQETRGLGVDGIAGTQTRRRLIAEYMAHDGTTLPPGVRLVTHGCGENFPVDAAGNVETNARDGRADAGDRRVEIFVFDPPGIRPRPAGRNSPPGDPTYLAWLASVTRTEDFRAERARLENSQITYLLRTNSGSLPIRNRPYRLAIAGRVLDGTTDDRGLVAHYQLPAGDFELEIDGVRTTLGTLPQGAEPVPHEVRGYYLSIGS